One Qipengyuania aurantiaca genomic region harbors:
- a CDS encoding Leu/Phe/Val dehydrogenase codes for MTAFWTEADYDDHELVEVVRDPKSGLTAIIALHSTHLGPGAGGTRFWHYANPEDAMRDALRLSRGMSYKNAMAGLPMGGGKAVILADEDKTKTPEMLAAFADAVEGLGGKYVTAEDVGISEADMAAVAERTQYVSGLPVSGEDAAGGDPGPFTALGIFLGIKAAVKHKLGKDSMDGVHVAIQGTGSVGGGVARLLAKEGAKLTLSDIHMDRCKALAAELDAECVGPDAIMAVACDVFSPNALGAILDDEGIAKLDCKVVAGGANNQLKRPEHGPMLAKRGILYAPDYVINAGGIISVTLEYLCRNDKAPCDINEVRKRIALIPGRLEQIWQESDKSGVSPDQVADKMAQELIGR; via the coding sequence ATGACAGCGTTCTGGACCGAAGCGGATTACGACGACCACGAACTGGTCGAGGTCGTGCGCGACCCAAAGAGCGGCCTTACCGCGATCATCGCACTGCACTCCACCCATCTCGGCCCCGGCGCGGGCGGCACGCGCTTCTGGCACTATGCCAATCCCGAAGACGCGATGCGCGACGCGCTGCGCCTGTCGCGCGGCATGAGCTACAAGAACGCCATGGCGGGCCTTCCCATGGGCGGCGGCAAGGCCGTTATCCTCGCCGATGAGGACAAGACCAAGACGCCCGAAATGCTGGCGGCCTTCGCCGATGCGGTCGAAGGGCTGGGCGGCAAATACGTCACCGCCGAAGACGTCGGCATTTCCGAAGCCGACATGGCCGCCGTGGCCGAGCGTACGCAATATGTCTCGGGTCTGCCGGTGAGCGGCGAGGACGCCGCCGGCGGCGACCCGGGCCCGTTCACCGCGCTCGGCATCTTCCTCGGCATCAAGGCCGCGGTGAAGCATAAACTCGGCAAGGACAGCATGGACGGCGTCCATGTCGCGATCCAGGGCACGGGCAGCGTCGGCGGCGGTGTCGCCCGCCTGCTCGCCAAAGAAGGCGCCAAGCTGACCCTGTCGGACATCCACATGGACCGCTGCAAGGCCCTGGCCGCAGAGCTCGACGCCGAATGCGTCGGCCCCGATGCGATCATGGCGGTTGCGTGCGACGTGTTCAGCCCGAACGCACTCGGCGCTATCCTCGACGACGAAGGCATCGCCAAGCTTGATTGCAAAGTCGTTGCAGGAGGGGCGAACAACCAGTTGAAGCGCCCCGAACACGGCCCGATGCTGGCCAAGCGCGGAATTCTCTACGCTCCCGACTACGTGATCAACGCGGGCGGCATCATCTCGGTCACGCTCGAATATTTGTGCCGCAACGACAAGGCACCCTGCGATATCAACGAGGTGCGCAAGCGCATCGCGCTGATCCCGGGCCGTCTGGAGCAGATCTGGCAGGAAAGCGACAAGAGCGGCGTTTCGCCCGACCAGGTCGCCGACAAGATGGCGCAGGAGCTCATCGGGCGCTAA
- the ccmC gene encoding heme ABC transporter permease CcmC — protein sequence MHGFANPKRFLALASWLTPLLLVSGLVLTAAALFWGFTQVPPDRLMGETVRILFIHVPTAWLGMGGWTAIAVSSLVFLVWRHPLAAIAARGAAVPGLVFTLICLATGSIWGRPTWGTWWVWDGRLTSMLVLAFLYVAYIALAQAAEREGISARIPAIFGLLGAINIPIINRSVVWWNSLHQPPSITMGKSAIDGIFLGPLLVAVIGFSLIFGGVVLARMRALLADIQAEARLRRRAMEAD from the coding sequence ATGCACGGCTTCGCTAATCCCAAACGGTTTCTCGCGCTGGCGAGCTGGCTCACGCCGCTCCTGCTGGTGTCTGGGCTTGTGCTAACCGCCGCGGCGCTCTTCTGGGGTTTCACGCAGGTTCCGCCCGACCGGCTGATGGGCGAGACCGTGCGCATCCTCTTCATCCATGTGCCGACCGCGTGGCTGGGGATGGGCGGATGGACCGCCATCGCCGTTTCGAGCCTCGTCTTCCTCGTCTGGCGCCACCCGCTTGCGGCCATTGCGGCGCGCGGGGCAGCGGTTCCGGGGCTGGTCTTCACGCTGATCTGCCTCGCCACCGGCTCGATCTGGGGCCGGCCCACATGGGGGACCTGGTGGGTGTGGGACGGACGGCTGACCTCCATGCTGGTCCTCGCCTTCCTCTACGTTGCCTATATCGCGCTCGCGCAGGCGGCGGAGCGCGAGGGCATTTCGGCCCGCATCCCGGCCATCTTCGGCCTGCTGGGCGCGATCAATATTCCCATCATCAACCGCAGCGTGGTGTGGTGGAATTCGCTCCACCAGCCGCCCAGCATCACCATGGGCAAGAGTGCGATCGACGGTATCTTCCTCGGTCCGCTGCTGGTCGCGGTGATCGGCTTCTCGCTGATCTTCGGCGGCGTAGTGCTGGCCCGCATGCGCGCCCTGCTGGCCGACATACAGGCCGAGGCGCGCCTGCGCCGCCGGGCGATGGAGGCCGACTGA
- the ccmE gene encoding cytochrome c maturation protein CcmE yields the protein MKAKHQRLVLVILALVALVGAGLLAAYALRNQASYFYLPEQMQADPPEVGQAVRLGGMVAPGSLATQADGITVTFTVTGRENSAVPVRYAGILPDLFVEGSGVVAEGRLAADGTFVADNLLAKHDENYVPRELEGMSEHQAAEMAEETTVGLE from the coding sequence ATGAAAGCCAAGCACCAGCGCCTCGTCCTTGTCATCCTCGCGCTCGTCGCGCTCGTCGGCGCAGGCCTGCTCGCCGCCTATGCGCTGCGCAACCAGGCGAGCTATTTCTACCTTCCCGAGCAGATGCAGGCCGACCCGCCCGAAGTCGGGCAGGCCGTACGCCTCGGCGGAATGGTCGCGCCGGGCTCGCTCGCCACGCAGGCGGACGGGATCACGGTGACCTTCACCGTGACCGGCCGCGAGAACTCGGCCGTTCCGGTCCGCTACGCCGGTATCCTGCCCGATCTCTTCGTCGAGGGGTCGGGCGTGGTCGCGGAAGGGCGGCTCGCTGCCGATGGCACCTTCGTTGCCGACAACCTCCTTGCAAAGCATGACGAGAATTACGTCCCGCGCGAACTGGAAGGCATGAGCGAGCACCAGGCGGCCGAAATGGCCGAAGAGACGACGGTCGGCCTCGAATGA
- a CDS encoding heme lyase CcmF/NrfE family subunit, producing MIAEIGLAALWLAAALAVLQLVGGALALRGGTESELAALTRPAAVLQGGLVALSFAMLLWVFAITDLSVKLVAMNSHSAKPLIFKLSGAWGNHEGSMLLWVTVMALAGALIAGIERRLPERTMQATLAAQGFVALGFYAFLLLSSNPFERLPQPAAEGLGLNPLLQDIGLAFHPPTLYIGYVGLSVAFSFAVGALITREVTPAFARAMRPWILGAWVFLTLGLVAGSYWAYYELGWGGYWFWDPVENAALMPWLAATALLHSAGVLASRDALRVWTIMLGVVAFSMSMLGTFLVRSGVLTSVHAFAVDPERGSFILLLLALYIGGALLLFALRAGAISEGERFSVASREGALVVNNVMLSAILAVVLLGTLYPLLTEAFDVRVSVGPPYFNPVGAIFAFPMLAVMAVGPLLRWRRDSWGRISKELALVAALLLAGIVLFAVLGEMALLPLLGLAFAIALAVASLLPLKGRRLKRVPIATWGMITAHLGIAVMLFGMASEGAFSQERLAALEEGGTTSVGPWAVRLEAVEPVAGPNWTALAGRLTVRHRDGEPQTIAPQSRNFWAPPQQTTESVLVTRWNGQLYAVMGGSSTDGRWQVRLWWKPFVTLIWYGGLLIALGGVLALVGRIRSDLKHRYISRRITERREERENA from the coding sequence ATGATCGCGGAAATCGGTCTGGCAGCGCTGTGGCTGGCCGCGGCCCTCGCCGTGCTGCAACTCGTCGGCGGCGCTCTGGCGCTGCGCGGCGGGACCGAGAGCGAGCTTGCCGCGCTGACCCGTCCGGCCGCCGTCTTGCAGGGCGGGCTGGTGGCGCTGTCCTTCGCCATGCTGCTGTGGGTCTTCGCGATCACCGACCTCTCGGTGAAGCTGGTGGCGATGAATTCGCACAGCGCCAAGCCGCTGATCTTCAAGCTGTCGGGCGCGTGGGGCAATCACGAAGGCTCGATGCTGCTCTGGGTCACCGTCATGGCGCTGGCAGGCGCGCTGATCGCCGGGATCGAGCGACGCTTGCCCGAACGCACGATGCAGGCGACGCTGGCCGCGCAGGGCTTCGTCGCGCTTGGCTTCTACGCCTTCCTGCTGCTGAGTTCGAACCCCTTCGAGCGTTTGCCGCAGCCGGCTGCCGAGGGGCTGGGCCTCAACCCGCTGCTGCAGGACATCGGCCTCGCCTTCCATCCGCCCACGCTTTACATCGGCTATGTCGGCCTCTCGGTCGCGTTCAGCTTCGCTGTCGGCGCGCTCATCACCCGCGAGGTAACACCCGCCTTCGCCCGCGCCATGCGCCCATGGATCCTCGGCGCCTGGGTGTTCCTGACGCTCGGCCTCGTCGCGGGCAGCTATTGGGCCTATTACGAGCTGGGCTGGGGCGGCTACTGGTTCTGGGACCCGGTCGAGAACGCCGCATTGATGCCATGGCTCGCCGCGACGGCCCTCCTGCATTCCGCGGGCGTCCTCGCCAGCCGCGACGCGCTGCGCGTGTGGACGATCATGCTGGGCGTGGTCGCCTTTTCCATGTCGATGCTCGGCACCTTCCTCGTGCGCTCGGGCGTGCTCACCAGCGTTCACGCCTTTGCTGTCGACCCGGAGCGGGGCAGCTTCATCCTCCTCCTTCTGGCGCTCTATATCGGCGGGGCGCTGCTGCTTTTCGCCCTGCGGGCAGGCGCGATCAGCGAGGGCGAGCGTTTCTCCGTCGCCAGTCGCGAGGGCGCGCTGGTGGTCAACAACGTCATGCTGAGCGCGATCCTCGCCGTGGTTCTGCTGGGCACGCTCTATCCCTTGCTGACCGAGGCTTTCGACGTGCGCGTTTCCGTCGGTCCGCCCTATTTCAACCCGGTCGGCGCGATCTTCGCCTTCCCGATGCTGGCGGTGATGGCGGTCGGTCCGCTGCTACGCTGGCGCAGAGACAGCTGGGGGCGGATATCGAAGGAACTGGCGCTCGTGGCCGCCTTGTTGCTGGCCGGGATCGTCCTCTTCGCCGTTCTGGGCGAGATGGCGCTTTTGCCGCTGCTCGGCCTCGCTTTCGCAATCGCACTGGCCGTGGCGAGCCTCCTGCCGCTGAAGGGCCGCCGCCTCAAGCGCGTACCGATCGCGACCTGGGGCATGATCACGGCGCATTTGGGCATTGCGGTGATGCTCTTCGGCATGGCGAGCGAAGGCGCTTTTTCGCAGGAGCGGCTCGCTGCGCTGGAAGAGGGCGGGACGACCAGTGTGGGCCCGTGGGCCGTGCGCCTCGAAGCGGTCGAGCCGGTCGCCGGGCCCAACTGGACTGCGCTCGCCGGGCGGCTTACGGTGCGCCACCGCGACGGCGAACCGCAGACAATTGCCCCGCAATCGCGCAATTTCTGGGCCCCGCCGCAGCAGACGACCGAGAGCGTGCTCGTCACCCGCTGGAACGGCCAGCTCTACGCCGTTATGGGCGGTTCCAGCACCGACGGGCGCTGGCAGGTGCGGCTGTGGTGGAAACCCTTCGTCACGCTGATCTGGTATGGTGGCCTGCTGATCGCGCTTGGCGGTGTCCTCGCGCTGGTGGGTCGGATCCGCAGCGATCTCAAGCACCGTTACATAAGCCGCCGCATAACCGAGCGGCGCGAAGAAAGAGAGAACGCCTAG
- a CDS encoding DsbE family thiol:disulfide interchange protein produces the protein MSWRLWLPFLLFFGFAGLAAYQLSQPKDDTVKSTMVGKELPYFTLPPASLERPGVDSRYFYEGEPKLLNIWASWCLPCIAEASQLEQLKEEGVEIVGVAIRDEPTDVMRFLTEHGNPYSRIGRDDLSEVQLAIGSSGVPETFVIDGKGVITYQHVGDIRPEHVPMLLEELRKAGR, from the coding sequence ATGAGCTGGCGCCTGTGGTTACCCTTCCTGCTGTTTTTTGGCTTTGCCGGGCTGGCCGCCTACCAGCTGAGCCAGCCGAAGGACGATACCGTCAAGAGCACGATGGTGGGCAAGGAACTGCCCTATTTCACGCTGCCGCCCGCCAGTCTCGAGCGGCCCGGCGTCGACAGCCGCTATTTCTACGAGGGCGAGCCCAAGCTGCTCAACATCTGGGCCAGCTGGTGCCTGCCCTGCATCGCCGAAGCTTCGCAGCTCGAGCAGCTGAAGGAAGAGGGCGTCGAGATCGTCGGCGTCGCCATCCGTGACGAGCCGACCGATGTGATGCGGTTCCTCACCGAACACGGCAATCCCTACAGCCGCATCGGGCGCGACGACCTGTCCGAAGTGCAGCTAGCTATCGGGTCCTCGGGCGTGCCCGAGACCTTCGTGATCGATGGCAAGGGCGTGATCACCTACCAGCACGTCGGCGACATACGGCCCGAGCATGTGCCGATGCTGCTCGAAGAACTGCGCAAGGCTGGGCGGTGA
- a CDS encoding cytochrome c-type biogenesis protein produces MKGLLAILAMVLAMPLAAQGSAPPAPYAYRQLDDPAQEAAARELMHTLRCIKCQSQSIADSDAPMAGDMRHQVRIRIAAGEEPEAVRRWLMDRYGDYVSYEPVMSATTWPLFAIPPILALLAGLIVWRRLRRRA; encoded by the coding sequence GTGAAGGGACTTCTCGCCATTTTGGCAATGGTGCTGGCGATGCCGCTGGCCGCGCAAGGCAGCGCGCCGCCTGCGCCCTATGCCTATCGCCAGCTCGACGATCCGGCGCAGGAGGCTGCCGCGCGTGAGCTCATGCACACGCTGCGCTGCATCAAGTGCCAGTCGCAGTCGATCGCCGATAGCGATGCCCCCATGGCGGGCGACATGCGACACCAGGTCCGCATCCGCATCGCCGCAGGGGAAGAGCCCGAGGCGGTGCGCCGCTGGCTGATGGATCGCTATGGCGATTATGTCAGCTACGAACCGGTAATGAGCGCCACCACGTGGCCGCTCTTCGCCATTCCCCCGATCCTGGCGCTGCTGGCGGGGCTGATCGTCTGGCGGCGGCTGCGGAGGCGCGCGTGA
- a CDS encoding tetratricopeptide repeat protein encodes MSWLPVIALAAIAFAAAVVLLRVGRKGWSLLGATLLFGLTGYALQGSPDQPSSPGKAQVEQAASGELLVEARREFFDTSQFPARWVVTGDSYLRRGSYAEAANFYRNAIEENPADGEAWIGLGIALVEHAEGNLTPAALTAFQRAQMLDEKNGGARYFLGLAWLRAGQAERTRELWREAVIEAPEDAPWRNSLALRAMRLEQMMDAASAPPPAEQGQGQ; translated from the coding sequence GTGAGCTGGCTACCCGTCATTGCGCTTGCGGCCATCGCTTTTGCCGCGGCGGTCGTCCTGCTGCGAGTCGGGCGCAAGGGGTGGAGCCTCCTGGGCGCGACCCTGCTTTTCGGGCTGACCGGATACGCCTTGCAGGGCTCGCCCGACCAACCCTCGTCGCCCGGCAAGGCGCAGGTCGAGCAGGCGGCCAGCGGCGAACTGCTGGTCGAAGCACGGCGCGAGTTCTTCGACACCTCGCAATTCCCGGCACGCTGGGTGGTCACAGGCGACAGTTACCTGCGGCGCGGCAGCTATGCCGAGGCGGCCAATTTCTATCGCAACGCGATCGAGGAGAACCCGGCCGACGGGGAGGCATGGATTGGTCTGGGTATCGCACTGGTGGAGCACGCAGAGGGCAATCTCACCCCCGCCGCACTCACCGCTTTTCAGCGCGCGCAGATGCTCGACGAGAAAAACGGCGGTGCGCGTTACTTCCTGGGCCTCGCGTGGCTGCGCGCGGGACAGGCCGAGCGTACACGCGAGCTGTGGCGCGAGGCGGTGATCGAAGCTCCCGAAGACGCGCCATGGCGCAATTCGCTCGCGCTTCGCGCCATGCGGCTCGAGCAGATGATGGACGCGGCAAGCGCGCCGCCGCCTGCCGAGCAGGGACAGGGCCAATAG
- a CDS encoding potassium transporter Kup produces MTEATAPNSQPESGGGNAHGHGHGASKAALAVGAIGIVFGDIGTSPLYAFRETFAGAVNIAIDRMHVLGVVSLIFWSMVIVVALQYVTILMRADNKGQGGSLALIALISRHIGTTKYAWLVVLLGVFATSLFYGDSMITPAISVLSAVEGLTVVDPGLETFVIPIAVILLICLFVLQQRGTAKVGALFAPVMIVWFTTLAGLGLNQIIQNPDILYALNPYYAVMFFITDKFVAFLAMGAVVLAVTGSEALYSDMGHFGRGPMRLSWFGFVMPCLLLNYFGQGAMIAGLPPEQAAEVVKNPFFLLAGEEYRLPLVILATVATFIASQAVISGAFSITHQAMQLGFMPRLSIRHTSETEAGQIYIPVVNWALMVAVILLVLTFQSSSALASAYGIAVTGAVTIDTLLMGVLFVGVWKWKWWVAAPVVIFFLIIDGAYFAANLFKVPDGGWFPLVVGLIAFTLLTTWARGRKLMRERMHETALPIEIFAKSAKNSATRVPGTAIFMASQTAGVPSALLHNIKHNKVLHERVVILTVLIADSPYVDPEERCEYHDLGDGFYRAILHYGFMEETDVPQGLKKMTRCGGDFDMMHTSFFLSRQTLLPSEKPGMPIWREKIFAWMLRNAATAMDFFRLPTNRVVELGSQVEI; encoded by the coding sequence ATGACCGAGGCCACCGCGCCGAATTCGCAGCCGGAATCCGGCGGCGGGAACGCTCATGGTCATGGCCATGGCGCCTCCAAGGCTGCGCTGGCCGTGGGCGCTATCGGCATCGTCTTCGGCGATATCGGCACCAGCCCGCTTTATGCGTTTCGCGAAACCTTTGCCGGCGCGGTCAATATCGCGATCGACCGGATGCACGTTCTGGGCGTCGTCAGCCTGATCTTCTGGTCGATGGTGATCGTGGTGGCGCTGCAATACGTCACCATCCTCATGCGCGCGGACAACAAGGGGCAGGGCGGCAGCCTTGCGCTGATCGCCCTCATCAGCCGCCACATCGGGACGACGAAATACGCCTGGCTAGTAGTCCTGCTCGGGGTGTTTGCTACGTCGCTATTCTACGGCGACAGCATGATTACACCCGCAATCTCGGTTCTTTCCGCAGTTGAGGGCCTGACGGTGGTCGACCCGGGGCTTGAGACCTTCGTCATACCGATCGCGGTAATTCTGCTAATCTGCCTGTTCGTCCTCCAGCAGCGTGGGACGGCCAAGGTCGGAGCTCTGTTTGCGCCAGTCATGATCGTCTGGTTCACGACTCTTGCCGGGCTCGGGCTCAACCAGATCATCCAGAACCCCGACATCCTCTACGCGCTTAACCCCTATTACGCCGTGATGTTCTTCATCACCGACAAGTTCGTCGCCTTCCTCGCCATGGGCGCGGTGGTGCTGGCGGTGACGGGGTCCGAGGCGCTCTATTCCGACATGGGCCATTTCGGCCGCGGCCCGATGCGCCTCTCGTGGTTCGGCTTCGTCATGCCGTGCCTGCTGCTGAACTATTTCGGCCAAGGCGCAATGATCGCCGGCCTGCCGCCCGAACAGGCCGCCGAAGTCGTGAAGAACCCCTTCTTCCTGCTCGCGGGCGAAGAATACCGCCTGCCGCTGGTGATCCTGGCGACGGTTGCGACTTTCATCGCCAGTCAGGCGGTCATCTCCGGGGCGTTCAGCATCACGCATCAGGCGATGCAGCTGGGCTTCATGCCGCGCCTCTCGATCCGCCATACGAGCGAAACCGAGGCCGGCCAGATATACATTCCGGTGGTCAACTGGGCGCTGATGGTCGCGGTTATCCTGCTGGTGCTGACCTTCCAGAGCTCGTCGGCCCTTGCCAGTGCCTACGGGATCGCGGTGACCGGCGCCGTCACCATCGACACGCTGCTGATGGGTGTGCTGTTCGTGGGCGTGTGGAAGTGGAAGTGGTGGGTTGCGGCGCCCGTGGTGATCTTCTTCCTGATCATCGACGGGGCCTATTTCGCGGCGAACCTGTTCAAGGTGCCCGACGGCGGCTGGTTCCCGCTGGTCGTGGGACTCATCGCCTTCACGCTGCTCACAACCTGGGCGCGCGGCCGCAAGCTGATGCGCGAGCGTATGCACGAGACCGCGCTGCCCATCGAAATTTTCGCCAAGAGCGCCAAGAATTCCGCCACCCGCGTCCCCGGCACCGCCATCTTCATGGCCAGCCAGACCGCCGGTGTGCCCTCGGCGCTGCTCCACAACATCAAGCACAACAAGGTGCTGCACGAGCGCGTGGTCATCCTGACCGTGCTGATCGCCGACAGCCCCTATGTCGATCCCGAGGAGCGGTGCGAATACCATGACCTCGGCGATGGCTTCTATCGCGCCATCCTGCACTATGGCTTCATGGAAGAGACGGACGTGCCGCAGGGGCTGAAGAAGATGACCCGTTGCGGCGGCGATTTCGACATGATGCACACCAGCTTCTTCCTCAGCCGCCAGACGCTGCTGCCGAGCGAGAAGCCGGGAATGCCGATCTGGCGCGAGAAGATCTTCGCCTGGATGCTGCGCAACGCCGCGACCGCGATGGACTTTTTCCGCCTGCCGACCAACCGCGTGGTCGAACTGGGAAGCCAGGTCGAGATCTAG
- a CDS encoding GNAT family N-acetyltransferase — MPVRIELNCPPETAKLLSQGIVDFNRAAVHDLEPNEAELRFHVVATDDEGQVIGGLRGACYWNTLHIELLWLADEARGTGIGRQIIEAAETFAVQSGCEKALVETTSWQAKPFYEKNGYTLTATLEGRPKGHASHYLSKTLATA, encoded by the coding sequence GTGCCGGTACGAATTGAACTTAATTGTCCTCCCGAGACCGCGAAGCTTCTCAGCCAGGGCATCGTCGACTTCAACCGCGCCGCCGTGCACGATCTGGAGCCGAACGAGGCCGAGTTGCGCTTCCACGTCGTCGCAACCGATGACGAGGGTCAGGTGATCGGCGGCCTGCGCGGCGCCTGCTACTGGAACACGCTACACATCGAACTGCTATGGCTCGCCGACGAAGCGCGGGGAACGGGCATCGGGCGCCAAATCATCGAGGCCGCCGAAACCTTCGCGGTTCAAAGCGGCTGCGAGAAAGCGCTGGTCGAGACCACCAGCTGGCAGGCGAAGCCCTTCTATGAGAAAAACGGCTACACCCTGACGGCAACCCTCGAAGGAAGGCCGAAAGGCCACGCCTCGCACTATCTCAGCAAGACGCTGGCGACGGCCTAG
- a CDS encoding GNAT family N-acetyltransferase, with protein sequence MHDTIELVWASDKHHDILADIMYDAVRHGPTRYTEEQREAWVPERRSGASWDKRLARQDIVMARVPDGPTLGFMSLDAGGYIDFAYIRPHAQGRGLFRNLYEAIEAKARAKGERRLWVHASLMAQPAFASMGFSVTEEQVVYIGDQSFERAEMEKPLD encoded by the coding sequence ATGCACGACACGATCGAACTTGTCTGGGCCAGCGACAAGCACCACGATATCCTTGCCGACATCATGTACGATGCCGTCCGGCATGGCCCTACCCGCTACACGGAAGAGCAGCGTGAGGCCTGGGTGCCCGAGCGTCGCAGCGGCGCATCGTGGGACAAGCGGCTTGCCCGTCAGGATATCGTGATGGCCCGCGTGCCCGATGGCCCGACATTGGGCTTCATGAGCCTCGATGCAGGTGGCTATATCGATTTTGCCTATATCCGCCCCCATGCGCAGGGCCGCGGCCTCTTCCGCAACCTGTACGAAGCTATCGAAGCCAAGGCACGCGCGAAGGGCGAGCGCCGGCTGTGGGTCCACGCCAGCCTGATGGCGCAGCCCGCCTTCGCCAGCATGGGTTTTTCTGTCACCGAGGAGCAGGTCGTCTATATCGGCGATCAGAGCTTCGAGCGGGCCGAGATGGAAAAGCCGCTCGACTAA
- a CDS encoding inner membrane-spanning protein YciB yields the protein MSIDDPHSVRPEPVEGPHFSSSAAPEQKDGASTSSARTGGEGKKKPTGWLHTLVDYGPLLVFLGVYKFYQPPETSTFGEIAAVIYGTIAFMVAAVVALVSSKWKFGKVSPMLILSTTLIVGFGALTIWLRDERFIQFKPTAIYALFGTVLIIGWLRDRAWLQVLLEAAFEGVTHEGWLKLSRNWGFFFFALAGLNEVLVRMMTFESWLWAKIWVFLPLTFLFTFSQIPMLLKHGLSLEDTDEVLKDEPPTGS from the coding sequence ATGTCTATCGACGACCCCCATTCCGTTCGCCCTGAGCCTGTCGAAGGGCCGCACTTCTCTTCAAGCGCAGCACCCGAACAAAAGGACGGTGCTTCGACAAGCTCAGCACGAACGGGTGGTGAGGGTAAGAAAAAACCAACCGGCTGGCTGCATACGCTCGTCGATTACGGGCCGCTGCTCGTCTTTCTCGGCGTCTACAAGTTCTACCAGCCGCCGGAGACCTCGACCTTCGGCGAGATCGCCGCGGTGATCTACGGCACGATTGCCTTCATGGTGGCCGCCGTCGTCGCGCTGGTCTCCAGCAAGTGGAAATTCGGCAAGGTCAGCCCGATGCTGATCCTCTCGACCACGCTGATCGTCGGCTTCGGCGCGCTCACCATCTGGCTGCGCGACGAACGCTTCATCCAGTTCAAGCCGACCGCGATCTACGCGCTCTTCGGTACGGTCCTGATTATAGGCTGGCTGCGGGATCGCGCCTGGCTGCAAGTTCTGCTGGAAGCCGCCTTCGAAGGCGTGACGCACGAAGGCTGGCTCAAGCTGTCGCGCAACTGGGGCTTTTTCTTCTTCGCGCTGGCAGGCCTCAACGAAGTGCTGGTCCGCATGATGACGTTCGAGAGCTGGCTCTGGGCCAAGATCTGGGTCTTCCTGCCCCTCACCTTCCTGTTCACCTTCAGCCAGATCCCGATGCTGCTCAAGCACGGCCTCTCGCTGGAGGACACGGACGAGGTGCTGAAGGACGAGCCGCCGACGGGTTCGTAG
- the ftsY gene encoding signal recognition particle-docking protein FtsY, protein MSKPSWTERLFGGFKKTSERLSENLAEAVTKAKLDDATLDDVEDALIMSDLGPSAAARIRERLKEKRFGLEISADELKQAVADEIAAILRPVAKPLEITAFPRPQVLLVIGVNGSGKTTTIAKLAHLFVEDDYNVMLAAGDTFRAAAIGQLQTWADRVGVPIVRGPEGGDPASIVFDAVKEGTEIGTDVLIVDTAGRLQNKRELMDELAKIRKVLGRLNPEAPHDVVLVLDATNGQNALSQIDVFKEVAGVTGLVMTKLDGTARGGVLVQAAEKYGLPIHAIGVGEKIDDLRPFDPALVARVIAGIA, encoded by the coding sequence ATGAGCAAACCCAGCTGGACCGAGCGCCTGTTCGGCGGCTTCAAGAAAACATCCGAGCGCCTGTCCGAAAACCTCGCCGAGGCGGTGACCAAGGCCAAGCTCGACGATGCCACGCTCGACGATGTCGAGGACGCGCTGATCATGTCCGATCTGGGACCCAGCGCCGCTGCCCGCATCCGCGAAAGGCTGAAGGAAAAGCGCTTCGGCCTCGAAATCAGCGCCGACGAGCTGAAACAGGCGGTCGCAGACGAAATCGCCGCCATCCTGCGTCCGGTCGCCAAGCCGCTCGAGATCACCGCCTTCCCGCGCCCTCAGGTGTTGCTGGTCATCGGCGTGAACGGCAGCGGCAAGACCACCACCATCGCCAAGCTGGCGCATCTCTTCGTGGAAGACGATTACAACGTCATGCTGGCGGCAGGCGATACTTTCCGCGCGGCGGCCATCGGCCAGCTGCAGACCTGGGCCGACCGTGTGGGCGTGCCAATTGTGCGCGGTCCCGAAGGCGGCGATCCGGCAAGCATCGTGTTCGACGCGGTCAAGGAGGGTACCGAAATCGGCACCGACGTGCTGATCGTCGACACCGCCGGCCGTCTCCAGAACAAGCGCGAGCTGATGGACGAACTGGCCAAGATCCGCAAAGTCCTTGGCCGCCTCAACCCCGAAGCGCCGCATGACGTGGTGCTCGTGCTCGATGCCACCAACGGCCAGAACGCGCTTTCACAGATCGATGTGTTCAAGGAAGTCGCCGGCGTCACAGGCCTCGTCATGACCAAGCTCGACGGCACCGCGCGCGGCGGCGTGCTGGTGCAGGCGGCGGAGAAATACGGCCTGCCCATCCATGCCATCGGCGTGGGCGAGAAGATCGACGATTTGCGCCCCTTCGATCCCGCTCTCGTCGCGCGCGTCATTGCGGGAATTGCCTGA